From Haloarcula hispanica ATCC 33960, the proteins below share one genomic window:
- a CDS encoding glycoside hydrolase family 13 protein, whose protein sequence is MTAARAWWKEAVVYQIYPRSFNDSDGDGVGDLQGIIKRLDYVADLGVDVIWLNPVYDSPQKDNGYDISDYQAIYDEFGTMADWEALVEEVHNRDMRLVMDLVVNHTSDQHEWFRKSRQRDPEYEDYYIWREGGTDEDGDPVPPNNWESFFGGSAWEYDEERSEYFLHLYDTSQPDLNWRNDSVRTDIFDTIEWWLEKGIDGFRMDVINLLSKVEGLPDGDPDSEWVGAEHFIDGPEMLSYLTALDEEVLSNYDVMTVGEMPQLTVESALEYADTDGPLDMAFHFQHTKLDYADGERWSVGDWSLPELKRIIGRWQDGLAADGWNTLYWENHDQPRSVSRYGDPENYRRESAKLLGTFILTLRGTPYIYQGQELGMTNADWETMDDLRDVDAINHARELLDRDGVEEYDDVKDIVGYRTRDNARTPMQWDDSRNAGFTDGDPWIQVNSNYREINAADQQADPDSVYSYYQRLIQLRSDRDVLVYGDYTDLLPDHETVFAFTRSLSTDSGTEKVLVVLHFDDATETFDLPVEYADATLRECNYDHDDQNPETVTLAPYEARVYELFD, encoded by the coding sequence ATGACCGCAGCGCGCGCCTGGTGGAAGGAAGCAGTCGTCTACCAGATCTATCCCCGGAGCTTCAACGACAGCGACGGCGATGGCGTCGGCGACTTGCAGGGCATCATCAAGCGCCTGGATTACGTCGCCGACCTCGGCGTCGATGTCATCTGGCTCAACCCGGTGTATGACTCTCCCCAGAAGGACAACGGCTACGACATCAGCGATTATCAGGCCATCTACGACGAGTTCGGGACGATGGCCGACTGGGAAGCGCTGGTTGAAGAGGTCCACAACCGGGATATGCGGCTCGTCATGGACCTCGTCGTCAATCACACGTCGGACCAGCACGAGTGGTTTCGGAAATCCCGCCAGCGCGACCCGGAGTATGAGGACTATTACATCTGGCGCGAGGGCGGGACAGATGAAGACGGCGACCCCGTGCCGCCGAACAACTGGGAGTCCTTCTTCGGGGGCTCCGCGTGGGAGTACGACGAGGAGCGCAGCGAGTACTTCCTCCACCTGTACGACACCTCACAGCCGGACCTGAACTGGCGCAACGATTCGGTCCGGACGGACATCTTCGACACCATCGAGTGGTGGCTGGAGAAGGGCATCGACGGCTTCCGGATGGATGTCATCAACCTTCTGTCGAAAGTCGAGGGGCTGCCCGACGGCGACCCGGACAGCGAGTGGGTCGGCGCCGAGCATTTCATCGACGGCCCGGAGATGCTGTCGTACCTGACGGCGTTAGACGAGGAAGTGCTATCGAACTATGACGTGATGACCGTCGGGGAGATGCCACAGCTCACCGTCGAATCGGCTCTCGAGTACGCCGACACAGACGGCCCGCTGGACATGGCGTTTCACTTCCAGCACACGAAACTCGATTACGCTGACGGCGAGCGGTGGTCTGTCGGTGACTGGAGCCTGCCGGAACTGAAGCGTATCATCGGCCGCTGGCAGGACGGGCTGGCGGCGGACGGCTGGAACACGCTGTACTGGGAGAACCACGACCAGCCGCGGAGCGTCTCCCGCTACGGCGACCCCGAGAACTACCGCCGGGAATCCGCAAAGCTACTCGGAACCTTCATCCTCACGCTCCGTGGCACGCCATACATCTATCAGGGGCAGGAACTCGGGATGACGAACGCCGACTGGGAGACGATGGACGACCTCCGCGACGTGGACGCTATCAACCACGCGCGAGAGTTACTCGACCGAGACGGGGTCGAGGAGTACGATGACGTGAAAGATATCGTCGGCTACCGGACCCGCGACAACGCCCGAACGCCGATGCAGTGGGACGACTCGAGAAACGCCGGTTTCACCGACGGCGACCCCTGGATTCAGGTCAATTCGAACTACAGGGAGATCAACGCGGCCGACCAGCAGGCCGATCCGGACTCCGTTTACAGCTACTACCAGCGGCTCATCCAGTTACGCTCCGACAGAGACGTGCTCGTGTACGGGGACTACACCGACCTGCTCCCCGACCACGAAACCGTCTTCGCCTTCACGCGGTCGTTGTCGACGGACTCGGGAACCGAGAAAGTCCTCGTCGTCCTGCACTTCGACGACGCGACGGAAACCTTCGACCTGCCGGTCGAGT
- a CDS encoding M24 family metallopeptidase has translation MTLTDRLDQYLRTAGLEAVWFARPNSFAWLTGGGDNVVDREGDIGVAAAGYDGDGVRVVANNIEAPRLRDEELDGDVTVATFDWHAESLAEAVADASPAPAAADFDVPGFESVDATQLRQPLTETQMKQCRDLARDTAEAVEAVARKVEPSHTELDVTAVLRQKLEGRGIATPVVLVGSAERAQLYRHYTSTDTELGDYALISVTVQRDGLHVSTTRAVAFDPPEWLMERTHKAARVETTALAATQVVGQGGGTAGDVFDAIQDAYAAVGWEGEWQNHHQGGATGFAGREWIATPGHEGEVALPHGYAWNPTIDGTKSEDTYLVSDDDIELLSGTGDWPTETVSAVGYDLELPRHTVLEL, from the coding sequence ATGACGCTCACAGACCGACTCGACCAGTATCTCCGGACAGCGGGACTCGAAGCCGTCTGGTTCGCCCGACCGAACTCCTTCGCATGGCTCACAGGGGGAGGCGACAATGTCGTCGACCGGGAGGGTGACATCGGCGTCGCCGCCGCGGGCTACGACGGCGACGGCGTACGGGTCGTCGCCAATAACATCGAAGCGCCGCGGCTCCGTGACGAGGAACTCGACGGCGATGTGACCGTTGCGACGTTCGACTGGCACGCGGAGTCACTGGCCGAGGCTGTTGCTGATGCGAGTCCGGCCCCGGCGGCGGCTGATTTCGATGTCCCCGGCTTCGAGTCAGTCGACGCCACACAACTCCGACAGCCGCTGACCGAGACCCAGATGAAGCAGTGCCGTGACCTCGCGCGAGACACGGCTGAAGCAGTCGAGGCTGTCGCGCGGAAAGTCGAACCCTCGCATACCGAACTCGATGTGACCGCGGTGCTTCGACAGAAGCTCGAAGGCCGGGGCATCGCCACGCCCGTCGTGCTCGTTGGCAGCGCCGAGCGGGCGCAATTATACCGCCATTACACCTCGACTGACACTGAACTCGGCGACTACGCGCTCATATCGGTGACCGTCCAGCGAGACGGGCTCCACGTCAGCACCACCCGGGCGGTCGCGTTCGACCCGCCGGAGTGGCTCATGGAGCGAACCCACAAGGCCGCCCGCGTCGAGACCACTGCGCTGGCCGCGACACAGGTGGTCGGTCAGGGTGGCGGCACAGCGGGCGACGTCTTCGACGCGATTCAGGACGCCTACGCCGCGGTCGGCTGGGAGGGTGAGTGGCAGAACCATCATCAGGGCGGCGCAACGGGCTTCGCCGGCCGTGAGTGGATCGCCACGCCTGGACATGAGGGCGAGGTCGCGTTGCCACATGGGTACGCCTGGAACCCGACTATCGACGGGACAAAGAGCGAAGACACGTATCTCGTCTCCGACGACGACATCGAACTGCTGTCCGGGACCGGCGACTGGCCGACTGAGACGGTTTCGGCGGTCGGCTACGACCTCGAACTGCCGCGACACACGGTGCTAGAGTTGTAG
- a CDS encoding nucleoside hydrolase, protein MRRVIIDTDTAGDDTQAILLSCLSDRVTVEAITVVAGNVPFDREIENAKYTLDIADSLDVPVYEGARQPLLKEFEHATYIHGEDGLGGDVFPDTGIESAAGFGPDKIVDRCRAAPGEITLLCIGPLTNLALAYAREPELPELVDEVWVMGGNVNCEGNVTPAAEFNLWVDPDAAKRVFDAFEVTLVDWGVCLRDAVFGSSEFEAVSAFDTELASFFESVTEQARAFNSEGPDDPGWTALPDSVTAALLAYPELREAVSTYHVAVDDRDGLTRGYTSVDVNGVTDGDPNTHVVESVDSDAFQSVMYSLLQSRDPDSGIAE, encoded by the coding sequence ATGCGACGCGTCATCATCGATACGGACACCGCGGGCGACGACACACAGGCGATTCTCCTTTCCTGTCTCAGTGACCGAGTTACCGTCGAAGCTATCACGGTCGTCGCCGGCAACGTGCCCTTCGACAGAGAGATCGAGAACGCGAAGTACACGCTCGATATCGCCGATTCTCTCGACGTACCCGTCTACGAAGGGGCGAGACAGCCGCTTCTCAAGGAGTTCGAACACGCGACGTACATTCACGGCGAGGACGGCCTCGGCGGGGACGTGTTCCCCGACACCGGTATCGAGTCGGCGGCAGGGTTTGGCCCCGACAAGATCGTCGACCGCTGTCGGGCGGCCCCTGGCGAAATCACGCTGCTCTGCATCGGCCCGCTGACCAATCTGGCGCTGGCGTACGCCCGCGAGCCTGAACTTCCGGAGCTTGTCGATGAGGTGTGGGTGATGGGCGGGAACGTCAACTGTGAGGGGAACGTCACTCCTGCCGCGGAATTCAATCTGTGGGTCGACCCCGACGCTGCCAAACGCGTGTTCGACGCCTTCGAGGTGACGCTCGTCGACTGGGGCGTGTGTCTTCGAGACGCAGTGTTTGGCTCCTCCGAGTTCGAGGCGGTGTCGGCGTTCGACACTGAACTGGCGTCGTTCTTCGAATCGGTAACCGAGCAGGCCCGGGCGTTCAACAGCGAGGGCCCCGATGACCCCGGATGGACGGCACTCCCGGACAGCGTCACCGCCGCGCTGCTGGCGTATCCGGAACTCCGCGAGGCGGTGTCGACGTACCACGTCGCGGTGGACGACCGCGACGGGCTCACCCGCGGGTACACCAGCGTCGACGTCAACGGTGTGACCGACGGGGACCCGAACACCCATGTCGTAGAATCCGTCGACAGCGACGCCTTCCAGTCCGTCATGTACTCGCTGCTCCAGTCCCGGGACCCTGACAGCGGCATCGCCGAGTGA
- a CDS encoding alanine dehydrogenase, whose protein sequence is MSNSLYSTARQDNQTTIVPSTDIEAAVEMADLVPAIEAAFAAYENDTAQMPPKSYIDLPQHNGDFRSMPAYLETDDWEASGIKWVNVHPDNPDEFDLPTVMGTLVYTDPESGFPLAVMDATTLTMKRTGAAAAVATDHLAVEDASSLGIIGAGVQSYTQLEAISQVRPIESVVVSDLDDDRVQRFIDTFGDEFDVRAGTISEAAQCDVLSTVTPVEDPIVTLEDLGEHTHVNAMGADAEGKQELHTEVIREATLVIDDFEQTTHSGEINVPWSTGEIDESDIDAELGEIVVGNAPGREDLSGITVFDSTGLAIQDIAAARIVYESLGDDSGYRLEMV, encoded by the coding sequence GGCGGCCGTCGAGATGGCCGACCTCGTGCCGGCCATCGAGGCCGCGTTCGCCGCATACGAAAACGACACGGCGCAGATGCCGCCGAAGTCCTACATCGACCTGCCACAGCACAACGGGGACTTCCGGTCGATGCCGGCCTATCTCGAAACGGACGACTGGGAGGCGTCGGGCATCAAGTGGGTGAACGTTCACCCGGACAACCCCGACGAGTTCGACCTGCCGACCGTGATGGGGACGCTCGTGTACACGGACCCCGAGAGCGGCTTCCCGCTTGCCGTGATGGACGCCACGACGCTGACGATGAAGCGAACCGGGGCGGCCGCCGCCGTGGCGACGGACCACCTCGCCGTCGAGGACGCGTCCTCGCTGGGCATCATCGGTGCCGGCGTCCAGTCCTACACGCAACTGGAGGCCATCTCGCAGGTGCGACCGATTGAATCCGTCGTCGTCAGCGACCTCGACGACGACCGCGTCCAGCGGTTCATCGACACCTTCGGCGACGAGTTCGACGTGCGAGCCGGCACGATTTCCGAGGCGGCCCAGTGTGATGTTCTCTCGACCGTGACGCCGGTCGAAGATCCCATCGTCACGCTTGAGGACCTCGGGGAACACACCCACGTCAACGCCATGGGTGCCGACGCCGAAGGGAAGCAGGAACTCCACACGGAGGTCATCCGCGAGGCGACCCTCGTCATCGACGACTTCGAACAGACGACCCACTCCGGCGAGATAAACGTCCCCTGGAGCACGGGTGAAATCGACGAGTCGGATATCGACGCCGAACTCGGCGAGATCGTCGTCGGGAACGCGCCGGGCCGCGAGGACCTGTCCGGGATTACCGTCTTCGACTCGACCGGGCTCGCGATTCAGGACATCGCTGCCGCACGCATCGTGTACGAATCGCTCGGTGACGACAGCGGCTACCGCCTCGAAATGGTGTAA